The following DNA comes from Anopheles cruzii unplaced genomic scaffold, idAnoCruzAS_RS32_06 scaffold00919_ctg1, whole genome shotgun sequence.
GATACGCCATAAAGAAAAGTTACGGTCGATAAACATTTTACAACAGTTTACTGGATAAGGATAAACATTTCATGCTCTACACATACAGATTATCGTGCGGCGATGGATTGCGGGAAACTTCTCGCGGTAATTGTGGCCTTGAACCTTGTGACAACAATTGTTGCTCAAAGCGACGCCGGCTGTGTCACCGAGAACTATGAGTACGCCCACGGCAAAGTGGCCGAATTTTGCGTTCTTCGTGGGCTGCAAGACGATGTAAGAACCGCACGGCAAGAACGGTTCGCCAACGTAGCGGTCCTGTACGCGCGGATTAAAGAGCTACCGGCCCATTTCTACTCCCGTTTTCCACATCTGGAACTGTTGGTCGTACGGGACAGCTCCCTTGATTGGTTAGATATAAAGGGAGGGGTCCGGGTTATCCACGCCGAACGCAACAAAATACGCTCGCTAAGAGTCGACGGTACCAGCGAGCTGCGCGAGCTTTATTTACGGGCAAACCCGATTGAAAGCGTCGCAAGCGGCGTGTCCAGTTTGCCCAGTCTGGAGAAGCTGGACCTTAGCGATACCGCCATCGCCAAGGAAGAAAC
Coding sequences within:
- the LOC128276314 gene encoding uncharacterized protein LOC128276314 — encoded protein: MDCGKLLAVIVALNLVTTIVAQSDAGCVTENYEYAHGKVAEFCVLRGLQDDVRTARQERFANVAVLYARIKELPAHFYSRFPHLELLVVRDSSLDWLDIKGGVRVIHAERNKIRSLRVDGTSELRELYLRANPIESVASGVSSLPSLEKLDLSDTAIAKEETLEVNSFAGLNNLQELYLVDVRAYYFENEKNRVLPNLRLLDVSRNTFIPTNFDLRLFQAFPRLEVLNLSHGSMTDLSISNIRSDF